The following is a genomic window from Bactrocera tryoni isolate S06 chromosome 2, CSIRO_BtryS06_freeze2, whole genome shotgun sequence.
gtatattagcttcaaAGCAGCCGAAGTAAACGCGTTTTCTTGTTTTGTGTTATCCAGGGGCAGAGGAGACGCAAAAAAAGGAACTGGAACACGACATCGAcgacagcaaaaagaaaaaatgggcGGAACTATGCGAGGATGTGAACAGAAACCCCTACGGACTCTGGTAAAAAATAGCTTGAGCAAATCCACCAGACTTACCGCTGCCGAAATGGATCACATCGTAAACACACTATTCCCCACACACGAAAAACGGGCTAGAGATCCGGAACACATTTTAAGATCTCCGCAAATCCCCCAGTTTACGCGGGCAAGCTCAAGGCTAACAAATCACCCGGCCCGGACGGGGTTCCAGCTCAAAATAACCTACGCAGAGCGCCCAGCAGCACTGGTGAGTGgatatgatcgacgctctcGAAAAAAGCTTTAAGTTACCCGACTACCTCAGAGCTGTGGCACGAAGCTACCTTGGCAACAAGAAACTGCTGTAGGAAACTAAAGAGGGATTACGACAGATAGCGGTCACGTCAGACGCAGCAAAAGGTTCCACTCTAGGCACAGACTTATGGAACATTAGCCACGACGCTATATTAAAACTATGCCAGATGAATCGTATATAAGTGACTACGAGGATGACATTGCGGCATTAATCACAGCATTAGCTGAACCAGGTCATGATGCGGACGCAAGCATGGATCGACTCACATAACCTCTACCTCGCTACGGAGAAAACAGAGCTAATActgctaacaaacaagcacataccCCTCGAGATAAGTATGCACGCGACTGCGGATATTTGGTATGATACAGTCTGGTCCTGGGACTTGAACGGTTTGAACGAATTGATCGCTCATGTCAAGTGTCGTTTATCCAGAAGTTCGAAAAAGGCCGTGCAGTGCAGAGATATCCCGGCAGAGGGCGTGGTGCTCGGAGAGTGAGCATTAAGGAACATCTGATGTGTGTCTTCACTCCACAGAGCCCACTTCCTATTTGCGTTCTTGAAATAAGCTGGAGCTTTTAACTAGAATTTGCCTAAACCAGGAAGACTGGAGACAGCTCTCCACTTTTTCGAGCAAGCTTTTCCACGAAGTCCTCTTCGCTTTTCTTAGGATTACCATATAGATCTCAGTCAAAATCAGTCCTGTTGCATATTTCCTTTCTTATTATCGCAACAACGTTGCGACCacacgaaatatttaatatgtaatGTGACAAGTAGACCACTTGACAAATATTGTCGCAACTACAAGTGGTTGAGCCAAtataacaaacaaagaaaaagataaacaaaggaaatattgtaataaaaagtaagatctagcttgagtaaaatttctaaatacaCTGGCAAAGGAATTTGACTGTTAATCCGAcaagtcgttttttttttctcatcgCGAGTCACTAAACCGAAGTTTAGTATTAATAAGAGTATTTGAACTATAGTTCAGTATTCACCGGTCAACGAGTTAAACTTAAGATtaacaaaaatctaaaaattatgtattgaACTTGCGTTCAATAAATACTACTCGCGTAGGAGAGTTTGTCGGAGCAACTTGCGGTACCCTTCCCAGTTTGTATTTCTAGGACTTTCTTGGCGGATATTCTTGGACTAGATTAAACCCGATATACCTGTTATCAGAAAAGGAGTGATCATCAAAGATCCTCCAGCTTGAGATCAGCGGGGCAATTCCGTATGAGGCTAGGATGAGGTCAAGAATCTCCTCCCTACCTTTAATCCAAAAGTACGAGAGTCTCCCCTACTACAGATGAAAAGATTTTGGCTAACTATGAAATTAAAGAATAACTCACCACATGTTGCCCAGGAGTTGAAAGGGCGTGAAACCCGCAGACCATTTAGCGTTACCCAGGATGCACCAGCTTAGAAATCTGTAAAATTGCTTAGCTTCAGATCCTCTTTtagacgttttacaccttaaggtatgtATTCCCTGAcgttgattcttgcaagttgcaatgGTATGAAATATACGGGAGGGTCCCTTACTTGTTAGCTTTTGCCAGGGAGACGTATTTGAAtgtgcgcctgcgtttatgaatgaacttttttatgttgtacagggtttatccggaaagtaaaaaaaaactgagtcgatatataaaactttattgAACCAGTTGTTACAATtctctaaatattttcaaaataggttCCTTCTACGAGGCAGCGCTGctagcgcgatttccaagcattgaaggcgtcacggaagacaTTCTCGTCTTAAAATGGTTGCCTTTAATcggtcttttcaggcaaggaaacaaaaaaagtccggtgGGCCATATCTTGGCTGTAGGCTTGTGCTATGtgtgaagtaggcgtggttgcagtTTGGTTGGAATCGATCAGTTGGGTCCTAAGATATGTCGTTTCACCTAAAAGTTTACTCCCATAAAGCTTTCTATGTACATTAAAGCAAATAAAGGTCgcgaccacgcccactttttcacaatttttagtCCACAGGCACCTCATACTACAGTAATCCCCTgcgccaaattagagttttattatactttCGCAACAAAGTTTCTAAggaagtattatagttttgttcacataaagattgtttgtaagtcctaaaactaaaagagtcaggtATAGGGTTAAAtttaccaaagtgatcagggtgacgagtagagttgaaatccagatggctgtctgtccgtccgtccgtgcaagctgtaacttgagtaaatattgagatatcatgatgaaacttggtacacgtattccttggctccataagaaagttaagttcgaagatgggcaaaatcggccctctgccacgcccacaaaatggcgaaaaccgaaaacctataaagtgtcataactaagccataaataaatatattaaagtgaaatttgtcacaaaggatcgcattaaggaggggcatatttggacgtattttttttggaaaagtgggcgtggccccgccctctactaagttttttgtacatatctcggaaactactatagctatgtcaaccaaactctacagagtcgtttccatcaggcatttccatatacagtttaaaaatgaaagaaatcggataataaccacgcccacctcccatacaaaggttatgttgaaaatcactaaaagtgcgttaaccgactaacaaaaaacgtcagaaactctaaattttacggaagaaatggcagaaggaagctgcatccaggctttttttaaaaactgaaaatgggtgtggcgtcgcctacttatggaccaaaaaccatatctcaggaactacttgaccgatttcaatgaaattcggtatataatattttcttaacaccctgatgacatgtacgaaatatgggtgaaatcggttcacaaccacgccttcttccaatataacgctattttgaatttcatctgatgccttctctgtataatatatacattaggaaccaattatgatagcggaataaaactttacccaaatacggtatttgaaaactatgtaaatgacggataatgaaatctcgattatcactttatcatgcgagagtataaaatgttcggtgacaaacgaacttagcccttccttacttgtataTCTTAATTTACTGATTAGTTTTGGTACTTTATACGGTTTCCTTCAAATGATAAATGCCATAAGATCGAAATAGTTCCATTTGGTCAGCACCTGACAGCACTATTCCTCATTGCACCTTTCAAGACTACTCATAAAATATCCCTTTGCACTCGAACTTACGCTTTCTTTctagttaaaatatttaagtaaataattgttgtatatacaaacacataacattgtgtattttttaattacatatacagGAGAATTTATTAAATGGTTacttgaaatataataaaatggtaTTGAAGAGTTTGTGCGATCACCCCTGTTTGGTGAACAGGTTGGCCAAGATTATATCCATCTTTCTCTTAGTAGCAACATTTTGAATAACTCTTTGTGTCACAGAAGAGTCGGAAGATTTAACTGAGTAGCTGTAActaaatgtaatatatttgtattttcataaatatatgtaaatgtatttgtGAAAACTCTTACCATCCTGCAACCAATTGCTTGACCACAAACCAACTGTgacaaatttaaacaatttcgtCACGCAAACGATTCATCTCAACTTGTCCCATAACATACATTCTGCCGTTAATTTTTAGCATATCGGAATTCCTCTCTCTACCCACTTTATGTGGCATGGCGTAGCGTAATTTGTCCCAAAATCTGACATCTTGCCAATCCAAATATGTATTCATATCCAAATATGCCTTTAGTTCTCTGTCCAATAACTCGCTTTTCGAGATTTCACCATATTTAATCATTATTATGCGCGCACGACCCTCGTTCAACGAGCACTGATGCGCTGTGCGAAACTCCATACGCGCCCAATCTGACTCGATGAAGTGCTGCGAGAGCACAATGATCGTCCGACGCGACTGTTCCACCGATTCGATGATTTGTTCAGGTATATAAGCGCCAGCCAGCCAATTGCGTTCGTGCGTGCATACACGAAATGGTGGTTCGCACTGTTCGAGTTGCGGCAGCAATGTATGGTTGACGAAGTCTGCATCCTGGTGTGCATATGAAATAAACGCATCGAATGTTTTATGCTTATCTAGCTCACATTCTCGAATGCATAATCTCAATATGTTGTGGCTATACAACCACACTTTCActtctaatttatatttatagaagAGTGCGAtaatgcaaagaaaaataataatggttAACCCTACACTAATCACAGTTGTAAACAAGTACTGATAATATTCAGCGTTAACAGGAGTTGGACACAAGTCTCTCACATTTGCTGTTAGGAGTGTATCGTTCAGCAGATTAACACAGAGTAACTGGTCGGCATCGGGTATGCGTGTCCGATGTGTGCGTATGGTGTACAGCAGTTGCAGCGTGGAACAATTGCAAATCCAAAGATTTTCACTTAGATagagaaattttagttttgtgcTGTCATTGAGGTATGCACGCAAAAATTCATCATTTAAAGATTTTAAGCGATTATTTCGTAGATCCAAAACCGTCAAATTGGTTGGCAGTTGACTGATATTTATGCTCGTGATTTTATTGTACGACGCGTTGAGTTGTGAAACGTTACCATAGCCCAAGGTCGTGTTTAGCGGCAATTCAATGAAATTGTTATTGCTAATGTCGAGTACCGAACTCTTGAGCCCAACTTGCTCGGGGCGAGGGAGCTGTTTGATATGTTGCGCACCCTTGCAACTGATGTGCAGAAATTCAAATTGTGTGTAACAATTGCATTCGATGGGGCACATTACTGGTTCCCAAGCACACAGTTCTTTACGTTCCAGCTGCGCAAGATCTTTTACTAGTTTGGTTGACGACTGAACGCACTGTAAACCATTGAACAGCAAACGATAGTTTTCACTGGAAATCCAAGCCAATTTACAATCGCACACGATCGGATTACCAGCCATTTTGATTTCGGACGAACAATCGTCAGTCGTAACGAAGAAATTTTGTAAAGCAAACATGTTTTCAATCCGATTGTGCTCTAGGTTTATTTCAAAAGGGCATGTAATGCTCACTGCTACAAGCCAATCCAAAGAGAATTCGCGCAAACGATTGCCACTTAAATTGATTACTGTTGAGTTAATCTTGCCACCTTCGTAATTTTCTGGTTGCAACTTGATAATATAATTAAGATCGTCGGCTAATTCATCATCAACCAAAGTCATGCCTTTATAGctgtattgaaaatttgttagTAAACTTGGGGTTCTATTGACGGAAGTCTCGGTGCTCCATTTAGTTTGCAGTTGATTCTGGCTCACGTCTAGCCTATGTAGGTAACGCAGCGGTTTCAGATTTTCCATAAGATTTGCAGTGTCGTGCAGTTGATTGCCACCAAGTTTCAACTGCCATAGCCAAGGAGTGTGATTGAAAAGGTGTGACGGTAAATGTGTCAATGAATTATGACTCAGATCCAGTATGAGAAGTTGACGCTGATTTGCAAACAGCCTTTCGGGCAATTCCCGGATTTCATTACGGCTCAAATTCAGACAATTCAATTGCTTTAGCGCTGCAAAGATGTTGGCGTCCAACATTCTCATATTATTTCCGGCTAAGTCAAGCTGTCTGAGCGCAGTGAACTTTTTAAAGAATGTTTGCGTCAAGTTTCGCAGCGATAAGTATTGGTTTCTTAAACCTTGTACGCTAAGCGTAAGCGTTTCCAGTTGATTCTGCCCCGAAAATATATCAGTTGGTATGCTCATAATATCTGCTTCCTGGATCTCATTACGATTCGATTTAATAAACAATTGTAGGTGAAGCACTTTCATCATTAGAACATAATATTCCGTTGATTCTGGAGTATGGTCAGTATTATAGACTAGTGTTACTTTATTCaggttatacatttttattagaatttgaTGCACTTTGTCATTCATATAGTTTGCGTATGCAAAATTCTTGCAATGTCTCACTAGGAAATAATgagttttaagtaaaatcgaCTGAAATTTGCGATCGAGTAGAAAATTGATATTAGTTTCTGTGTCTGTGGGACAAGTTACAGCCAGAGTCCGTAAGTTGGAAGAAAAGTGGATGTAAATATCATTGAGTCTGTCTACAATTGTACAATGAAAATCACCATCACCATAGCAATTACATTTAGTCTTCTCATCGCTATAGCAATTGGGGGACCAAGTGAAGACTGGTTCAATAGTAGTTTTGATTAACGCCATTTCCGTAGTGTTCGCCAACAGAAATTTGTTGTTTATGATCAGTTGACTTAGTATGTAGGCGAGTATTACACACAAATTGCGCACTTTTAGTTTGTTCATATTTATtactttgttgttattctttttatatttcgtCCACAATAAATCGGGCTTGCAGACCAAGTCACTTACACTTACtgaaatactaaaatataatatcGAATTGGTACGCTTTAAGAAACTTAAATCGTATTTTGATTCTttatcaagaaaaatatttgtgaaaaccGCAAACTCTCTTAACACTCGCCCTTGTGCGATAActtctttgtttgtttgtttgtttgtaataCGGATATAAGAAACCCAAACCTTTTTCCAAAAGAATTTACTCTCTCATAAACTGACTAAATCTCTAGCAAAGCCACTGAAAGTCGTAAGTGAAGTCATAGCGACGTAGTgtatcaaaataaatttgggttttttttctggttaaaaactttctaaaaaGTTGCCGTGAACGCGTTAAAGCTACATGAACCACCAGTCAAATCGCACAAATtaagacaaaattttaattaaaatgattttaataaactttcctttgaccataagtgctacatctaCGATGACACGCCAGCGGCGATACTCGAGTTTTTTAAGCAGGTCGTTAATGATcaggatccatagaagagggCAGAGATATCATGCCAGTGTGGTACTCCTACTCACCTTACGCCGCTAACGAGATATGGTATTGAAAACCAACTTGTCACTTTATTGTCCAAATTTATtcggaattttatttattaaaaatgaaattttttagacTAAGTAttctttaacaaattttgttcTTTTGAATTagcatatgaataaaaataataatgtagaGAATTGCcgcaatttttgtaaaatgagCACCGTAAGAAAGAGAATTgtaaaatctgaaatatttggTAAGTATTATgttgcaataaatttgaagttactTGGCATGTGTTCAAATATGCTTTGGTTGCATATATGCAGACCAGTCAATGTGCAAGTTGAGGTTTGTTGGTCAACGTCGGCAACGTAAGTCCTCCTCCCattgttatttttgctcttttttttaatacagttattaatgaaaaattatgaaaattaaagttaatgtGGAGCcgtatataatgggttgtcaaaaaagtcttgcggtatttttattgaattttttttattgaaattgaaatgaatttttgatgacccatgcccagctcttgacctatgctacggctgctattatgccggtctctttcgaccaattcagggattttatcgcaattttcgagggcaggccttccggagcgtggcgcatcttcgaccacctctacaccagaacgaaaacgttgaaaccatcgttgtgcggtggaaatggaaactgtatcgggtccataaactgcacaaattttattgacggcttgagatgcatttttgcctttatcgtagtagtactgtaaaatatgccgtattttctctttattttgctccatgtttgcgacactataactcacgaacgacttaaaaaaaacgacaatcaacaacaatcaagcgcgtgaaatgagctttccaaaaaggtatagcatgactcgatgcgacgaataaaactagaactacgcgctttcagcgcca
Proteins encoded in this region:
- the LOC120768835 gene encoding protein toll-like, with protein sequence MALIKTTIEPVFTWSPNCYSDEKTKCNCYGDESTEYYVLMMKVLHLQLFIKSNRNEIQEADIMSIPTDIFSGQNQLETLTLSVQGLRNQYLSLRNLTQTFFKKFTALRQLDLAGNNMRMLDANIFAALKQLNCLNLSRNEIRELPERLFANQRQLLILDLSHNSLTHLPSHLFNHTPWLWQLKLGGNQLHDTANLMENLKPLRYLHRLDVSQNQLQTKWSTETSVNRTPSLLTNFQYSYKGMTLVDDELADDLNYIIKLQPENYEGGKINSTVINLSGNRLREFSLDWLVAVSITCPFEINLEHNRIENMFALQNFFVTTDDCSSEIKMAGNPIVCDCKLAWISSENYRLLFNGLQCVQSSTKLVKDLAQLERKELCAWEPVMCPIECNCYTQFEFLHISCKGAQHIKQLPRPEQVGLKSSVLDISNNNFIELPLNTTLGYGNVSQLNASYNKITSINISQLPTNLTVLDLRNNRLKSLNDEFLRAYLNDSTKLKFLYLSENLWICNCSTLQLLYTIRTHRTRIPDADQLLCVNLLNDTLLTANVRDLCPTPVNAEYYQYLFTTVISVGLTIIIFLCIIALFYKYKLEVKVWLYSHNILRLCIRECELDKHKTFDAFISYAHQDADFVNHTLLPQLEQCEPPFRVCTHERNWLAGAYIPEQIIESVEQSRRTIIVLSQHFIESDWARMEFRTAHQCSLNEGRARIIMIKYGEISKSELLDRELKAYLDMNTYLDWQDVRFWDKLRYAMPHKVGRERNSDMLKINGRMYVMGQVEMNRLRDEIV